Proteins encoded by one window of Kribbella italica:
- a CDS encoding ABC transporter ATP-binding protein, producing MPERTGGVRGEVLLDVKGLQRHFPVTQGIVFQRQTGAVKAVDGIDFQLIAGETLGLVGESGCGKSTTGRLVTRLDEPTGGTITFQGTDITHLNRARMRPFRRDVQIIFQDPFSSLNPRQTVGTIISAPYEIQGIKSEGGTKKAVQDLMARVGLNPEHYNRYPHEFSGGQRQRIGIARALALRPRLIVCDEPVSALDVSIQAQVVNLLDDLQDEFDLTYLFVAHDLSVVRHISDRVAVMYLGKIVEIATRDELYNHSRHPYTHALLSAVPEPDPDAVKRRERIRLTGDVPSPLNPPSGCRFRTRCWKAQDVCAEQEPPLVQIGAPGHAAACHFPEERDVV from the coding sequence ATGCCCGAACGCACCGGCGGGGTCCGCGGCGAGGTGCTGCTGGACGTGAAGGGCCTGCAGCGGCACTTCCCGGTCACCCAGGGCATCGTGTTCCAGCGCCAGACCGGCGCGGTCAAGGCGGTCGACGGGATCGACTTCCAGTTGATCGCGGGGGAGACCCTCGGCCTGGTCGGCGAGTCCGGCTGCGGCAAATCCACCACCGGGCGGCTCGTCACCCGGCTGGACGAACCGACCGGCGGCACGATCACCTTCCAGGGCACGGACATCACGCACCTGAACCGGGCCAGGATGCGGCCGTTCCGGCGCGACGTGCAGATCATCTTCCAGGACCCGTTCTCGTCGCTGAACCCGCGCCAGACGGTCGGCACGATCATCTCCGCGCCGTACGAGATCCAGGGCATCAAGTCCGAGGGCGGCACGAAGAAGGCCGTCCAGGACCTGATGGCCCGGGTGGGGCTGAACCCCGAGCACTACAACCGCTACCCGCACGAGTTCTCCGGCGGGCAGCGGCAGCGGATCGGGATCGCCCGCGCGCTCGCGCTGCGGCCGAGGCTGATCGTCTGCGACGAGCCGGTCTCGGCGCTGGACGTGTCGATCCAGGCCCAGGTGGTGAACCTGCTGGACGACCTGCAGGACGAGTTCGACCTGACCTACCTGTTCGTCGCCCATGACCTGTCCGTGGTGCGGCACATCTCCGACCGGGTGGCGGTGATGTACCTGGGCAAGATCGTCGAGATCGCGACCCGGGACGAGCTGTACAACCACTCGCGGCACCCGTACACCCACGCGCTGCTGTCGGCGGTTCCCGAGCCCGACCCGGACGCGGTCAAGCGCCGCGAACGGATCCGGCTGACCGGCGACGTACCCAGCCCCCTGAACCCGCCGTCCGGTTGCCGGTTCCGTACTCGTTGCTGGAAGGCGCAGGACGTCTGCGCCGAGCAGGAGCCGCCACTGGTCCAGATCGGAGCCCCCGGCCACGCGGCCGCCTGTCACTTCCCGGAGGAACGCGACGTCGTCTGA
- a CDS encoding oligopeptide/dipeptide ABC transporter ATP-binding protein — protein sequence MSTTASTEPTKPAGTRDPEAFLEVRDLQVRFPTDDGLVRAVNGLSFSLRPGETLGIVGESGSGKSVTSLAIMGLHKGSRAQVEGEIWLDGDELVSMRVEEMRRLRGNKVSMIFQDPLSAMHPFYRIGDQLVEAYLVHNDVSKAVAKKRAIDMLDRVGIPSPASRFHDYPHQFSGGMRQRAMIAMALMCDPRLLIADEPTTALDVTVQAQILDLMNDLQKEFNSAIIIITHDLGVVAQMAEKLVVMYGGRVVEAGDVRDIFYRPEHPYTWGLLGSIPRITGGGDRLKSIKGSPPSLINLPTGCPFHPRCDFRGKVPGDLCVTDVPELLQIGGGPHASRCHIDSPERQRLFTEQIKPAL from the coding sequence GTGAGCACGACCGCATCCACCGAGCCGACCAAGCCGGCCGGCACGCGGGACCCCGAGGCCTTCCTCGAGGTCCGCGACCTGCAGGTGCGCTTCCCCACCGACGACGGTCTGGTCCGCGCCGTGAACGGGCTGAGCTTCTCGCTGCGGCCGGGCGAGACGCTCGGCATCGTCGGCGAGTCGGGGTCCGGCAAGAGCGTCACCAGCCTGGCGATCATGGGCCTGCACAAGGGCAGCCGGGCGCAGGTCGAGGGCGAGATCTGGCTGGACGGCGACGAGCTGGTCTCGATGCGGGTCGAGGAGATGCGCCGCCTGCGCGGCAACAAGGTCTCGATGATCTTCCAGGACCCGCTGTCGGCGATGCACCCGTTCTACCGGATCGGCGACCAGCTGGTCGAGGCGTACCTGGTGCACAACGACGTGTCCAAGGCGGTCGCCAAGAAGCGGGCGATCGACATGCTGGACCGGGTCGGCATCCCGTCGCCGGCCAGCCGGTTCCACGACTACCCGCACCAGTTCTCCGGCGGGATGCGGCAGCGCGCGATGATCGCGATGGCGCTGATGTGCGACCCACGGCTGCTGATCGCCGACGAGCCGACCACGGCGCTCGACGTCACCGTGCAGGCCCAGATCCTGGACCTGATGAACGACCTGCAGAAGGAGTTCAACTCCGCGATCATCATCATCACCCACGATCTGGGCGTGGTCGCCCAGATGGCGGAGAAGCTGGTGGTGATGTACGGCGGCCGGGTGGTCGAGGCCGGCGACGTCCGGGACATCTTCTACCGGCCCGAGCACCCCTACACCTGGGGCCTGCTCGGCTCGATCCCGCGGATCACCGGTGGCGGCGACCGGCTGAAGTCGATCAAGGGCTCGCCGCCCTCTCTGATCAACCTGCCGACCGGCTGCCCGTTCCACCCGCGTTGCGACTTCCGCGGCAAGGTGCCCGGTGACCTCTGCGTCACCGACGTACCGGAGCTGCTGCAGATCGGCGGTGGCCCGCACGCCTCCCGCTGCCACATCGACAGTCCCGAGCGGCAGCGGTTGTTCACCGAGCAGATCAAGCCGGCGCTGTGA
- a CDS encoding ABC transporter permease subunit, with translation MFNYIVRRLLQMVMILFAISAITFFLFWATPANPALLICGKDCNTERIAEVNASYGFDDPLIVQYGRYMGGLVNPGGRELGTEGSQEHCSWPCLDRSLQNGLQVTDSITDAIGPTFWLATGAAVLWLVSGVLLGLIAALRKGKWVDKLSVGLALFGVSFPTLVLGYLLVFVFIVKGGILPYPDQANSSPSAGIGPFFQFYILPWVTLALVNAALYTRLTRANMIDTMNEDYIRTARAKGLGERKVVFKHGLRAALTPIVTIFGLDLGALLGGAVITERIFSIQGLGKLSIDSVLGNDLPVVMGVVLVAAFFVVFANIVVDVLYAFIDPRVRLS, from the coding sequence GTGTTCAACTACATCGTCCGCCGCTTGCTACAGATGGTCATGATCCTGTTCGCGATCAGCGCCATCACCTTCTTCCTGTTCTGGGCGACGCCGGCCAACCCGGCCCTGCTGATCTGCGGCAAGGATTGCAACACCGAGCGGATCGCCGAGGTCAATGCGTCGTACGGGTTCGACGACCCGCTGATCGTCCAGTACGGCCGGTACATGGGCGGTCTGGTCAACCCCGGTGGCCGCGAGCTCGGCACGGAGGGCTCCCAGGAGCACTGCTCGTGGCCGTGCCTGGACCGTTCGCTGCAGAACGGCCTGCAGGTCACCGACTCGATCACCGACGCGATCGGCCCGACGTTCTGGCTGGCCACCGGGGCCGCCGTTCTCTGGCTGGTCTCCGGTGTGCTGCTGGGGCTGATCGCGGCTCTGCGCAAGGGCAAATGGGTGGACAAACTCAGCGTCGGACTGGCGTTGTTCGGTGTTTCGTTCCCAACGCTCGTCCTCGGCTACCTGCTGGTGTTCGTCTTCATCGTCAAGGGCGGGATACTGCCCTATCCAGATCAGGCGAACTCCAGTCCATCGGCCGGGATAGGACCGTTCTTCCAGTTCTACATCCTGCCGTGGGTGACGCTGGCGCTGGTCAACGCGGCGCTCTACACCCGGCTCACCCGGGCCAACATGATCGACACGATGAACGAGGACTACATCCGCACCGCGCGGGCCAAGGGCCTGGGCGAGCGCAAGGTGGTCTTCAAGCACGGCCTGCGCGCCGCACTGACGCCGATCGTGACGATCTTCGGTCTCGACCTGGGCGCGCTGCTCGGCGGCGCCGTGATCACCGAACGGATCTTCAGCATCCAGGGCCTGGGCAAGCTGTCGATCGACTCGGTGCTCGGCAACGACCTGCCGGTGGTGATGGGCGTCGTCCTGGTCGCCGCGTTCTTCGTGGTCTTCGCCAACATCGTCGTCGACGTGCTGTACGCCTTCATCGACCCGCGGGTGCGGCTCTCGTGA
- a CDS encoding ABC transporter permease: MTLGATEASPPDGGLPAEHIAETAEAKQIEGRSLGQIAWARLRKDKIALISAIVIVLIILIAICAPLIVKISGFPPDQPNFKDSNGNDLLDSSLGGIPAGGLFGSGMSSEHWLGVEPQNGRDVFARLVYGARSSLLVALGGTVVAVVLGTVMGMVAGYFRGWVDALISRLMDILLSFPTLLFILALTPVIADRAQDTFGIPDNNTLRMGVLIFVLGFFGWAYLARIVRGQTLSIREREFIDAARSLGAGPGYVIFKQILPNLIPTLLVYSTLIIPTYITAEAALSFLGVGVKEPTSSWGRMISDASNWYEGNPLYLFFPGAMLFITVLAFNLLGDSVRDALDPRAGRS; the protein is encoded by the coding sequence ATGACTCTGGGAGCGACCGAAGCTTCCCCGCCCGACGGCGGACTCCCCGCTGAACACATCGCCGAGACCGCCGAGGCGAAGCAGATCGAAGGCCGTTCGCTCGGGCAGATCGCCTGGGCGCGGCTGCGCAAGGACAAGATTGCCCTGATCAGCGCGATCGTCATCGTGCTGATCATCCTGATCGCCATCTGTGCCCCGCTGATCGTGAAGATCAGCGGCTTCCCGCCGGATCAGCCGAACTTCAAGGACAGCAACGGCAACGACCTGCTGGACTCCTCGCTGGGTGGTATACCGGCCGGTGGCCTGTTCGGCAGCGGGATGAGCTCCGAGCACTGGCTCGGCGTCGAGCCGCAGAACGGTCGCGACGTGTTCGCGCGGCTCGTGTACGGCGCTCGCTCTTCCTTGCTGGTCGCCCTCGGCGGCACGGTCGTGGCCGTGGTGCTCGGCACCGTCATGGGCATGGTGGCCGGTTACTTCCGCGGCTGGGTCGACGCCCTGATCAGCCGCTTGATGGACATCCTGCTCAGCTTCCCGACGCTGCTGTTCATCCTGGCGCTGACGCCGGTGATCGCGGACCGGGCGCAGGACACCTTCGGGATCCCGGACAACAACACGCTGCGGATGGGCGTACTGATCTTCGTGCTCGGCTTCTTCGGCTGGGCCTACCTGGCCCGGATCGTGCGCGGCCAGACGCTGTCGATCCGGGAGCGCGAGTTCATCGACGCGGCCCGCTCGCTCGGTGCCGGTCCCGGCTACGTGATCTTCAAGCAGATCCTGCCGAACCTGATCCCGACGCTGCTGGTCTACTCGACGCTGATCATCCCGACCTACATCACCGCCGAGGCCGCGCTGTCCTTCCTCGGCGTCGGCGTCAAGGAGCCGACCTCGTCGTGGGGCCGGATGATCTCCGACGCCTCGAACTGGTACGAGGGCAACCCGCTCTACCTCTTCTTCCCTGGCGCGATGCTGTTCATCACAGTGCTCGCCTTCAACCTGCTGGGTGACTCGGTGCGCGACGCGCTCGACCCGCGAGCCGGACGGAGCTGA
- a CDS encoding (deoxy)nucleoside triphosphate pyrophosphohydrolase, with the protein MDRRVVVGVAIVDGGRVLAALRPGPDGGWEFPGGKVEPGESDEVAAAREIEEELGLRIIVGAALPGEELIGDKYVLRVYLAEPAGHDWLPVLREHTEIRWVQAADLGTLGWLPADRPFLATLGHHLVADG; encoded by the coding sequence ATGGACAGACGGGTGGTCGTCGGCGTGGCGATCGTCGACGGGGGCCGGGTGCTGGCCGCGTTGCGGCCGGGGCCGGACGGCGGGTGGGAGTTTCCCGGCGGCAAGGTGGAGCCGGGAGAGTCCGACGAAGTGGCCGCCGCCCGGGAAATCGAGGAGGAGTTGGGACTCCGAATCATTGTCGGCGCCGCTTTGCCCGGGGAAGAACTCATCGGGGACAAATACGTTTTACGCGTTTACCTGGCCGAACCGGCCGGTCACGACTGGTTACCGGTGCTGCGCGAGCACACCGAGATCCGTTGGGTGCAGGCCGCTGACCTGGGAACTCTCGGTTGGCTCCCGGCCGACCGGCCGTTTCTGGCCACGCTCGGTCACCATCTGGTCGCCGATGGGTGA
- a CDS encoding fumarate reductase/succinate dehydrogenase flavoprotein subunit — protein sequence MTELERHQYDVIVIGAGGAGLRAAIEAREQGKRTAIVCKSLFGKAHTVMAEGGCAAAMGNANSNDNWQVHYRDTMRGGKFLNNWRMAELHAQEAPDRVWELETYGALFDRTPDGRISQRNFGGHSYPRLAHVGDRTGLELIRTLQQKIVSLQQEDFQATGDYEANLKVYAECTVTELLKDGDAISGAFGYWRESGRFILFDAPAVILATGGVGKSFKVTSNSWEYTGDGHALAMRAGATLINMEFIQFHPTGMVWPPSVKGILVTESVRGDGGVLRNSEGKRFMFDYVPDVFRAQYADTEEEADRWYKDADNNRRPPELLPRDEVARAINSEVKAGRGTPHGGVFLDVSTRLPAEEITRRLPSMHHQFKELADVDITAEPMEVGPTCHYVMGGVEVDPDTASSVVPGLFAAGEVAGGMHGSNRLGGNSLSDLLVFGRRAGMGAAIYLDSLGDDRPKISEADIDTAAAEALAPFELEGGENPYTIHQELQQSMNDLVGIIRKAEEMEQALARLAEFRGRIAKMTVEGHRQFNPGWHLALDLRNMLTVSECVAKAALDRQESRGGHTRDDFPGMNAEWRKLLLVCRLNADGSVDLTKKDQVPMRDDLLELFERDELSKYLTEEELPA from the coding sequence ATGACTGAGCTGGAACGACACCAGTACGACGTGATCGTCATCGGGGCCGGCGGCGCCGGACTCCGCGCGGCGATCGAGGCCCGCGAGCAGGGCAAGCGCACCGCGATCGTGTGCAAGTCGCTGTTCGGCAAGGCGCACACCGTGATGGCCGAGGGCGGCTGCGCGGCGGCGATGGGCAACGCGAACTCCAACGACAACTGGCAGGTCCACTACCGCGACACGATGCGCGGCGGGAAGTTCCTGAACAACTGGCGGATGGCCGAGCTGCACGCGCAGGAAGCCCCCGACCGGGTCTGGGAGCTGGAGACGTACGGCGCGCTGTTCGACCGGACGCCGGACGGCCGGATCAGCCAGCGCAACTTCGGTGGTCACTCCTACCCGCGGCTCGCGCACGTCGGCGACCGGACCGGGCTGGAGCTGATCCGCACCCTGCAGCAGAAGATCGTTTCCCTGCAGCAGGAGGACTTCCAGGCCACCGGCGACTACGAGGCCAACCTCAAGGTGTACGCCGAGTGCACGGTCACCGAGCTGCTGAAGGACGGCGACGCGATCTCCGGTGCCTTCGGCTACTGGCGTGAGTCGGGCCGCTTCATCCTGTTCGACGCACCGGCCGTCATCCTGGCCACCGGCGGCGTCGGCAAGTCGTTCAAGGTCACCTCGAACTCCTGGGAGTACACCGGGGACGGCCACGCCCTGGCGATGCGGGCCGGCGCGACGCTGATCAACATGGAGTTCATCCAGTTCCACCCGACCGGCATGGTCTGGCCGCCGTCGGTGAAGGGCATCCTGGTCACCGAGTCGGTCCGTGGTGACGGCGGGGTGCTGCGCAACTCCGAGGGCAAGCGGTTCATGTTCGACTACGTGCCGGACGTGTTCCGGGCGCAGTACGCGGACACCGAGGAAGAGGCCGACCGCTGGTACAAGGACGCCGACAACAACCGGCGCCCACCGGAGCTGCTGCCCCGCGACGAGGTCGCCCGGGCGATCAACTCCGAGGTCAAGGCCGGGCGCGGTACGCCGCACGGCGGTGTCTTCCTGGACGTGTCGACCCGGCTGCCGGCCGAGGAGATCACCCGGCGGCTGCCGTCGATGCACCACCAGTTCAAGGAACTGGCCGACGTCGACATCACCGCCGAGCCGATGGAGGTCGGGCCGACCTGCCACTACGTGATGGGTGGCGTCGAGGTCGACCCCGACACCGCGTCGTCCGTCGTACCGGGACTGTTCGCGGCCGGTGAGGTTGCCGGTGGCATGCACGGGTCGAACCGGCTGGGCGGCAACTCGCTGTCCGACCTGCTGGTGTTCGGCCGGCGGGCCGGGATGGGCGCCGCGATCTACCTGGACTCGCTCGGGGACGACCGGCCGAAGATCTCCGAGGCCGACATCGACACGGCGGCGGCCGAGGCGCTGGCGCCGTTCGAGCTGGAGGGTGGGGAGAACCCGTACACCATCCACCAGGAACTGCAGCAGTCGATGAACGACCTGGTCGGCATCATCCGCAAGGCCGAGGAGATGGAGCAGGCGCTGGCGCGGCTGGCCGAGTTCCGCGGCCGGATCGCGAAGATGACCGTCGAGGGGCACCGGCAGTTCAACCCCGGCTGGCACCTCGCGCTGGACCTGCGCAACATGCTGACCGTGTCGGAGTGCGTGGCCAAGGCGGCGCTGGACCGGCAGGAGTCCCGCGGCGGTCACACCCGCGACGACTTCCCCGGCATGAACGCCGAGTGGCGCAAGCTGCTGCTGGTCTGCCGGCTGAACGCCGACGGCAGCGTCGACCTCACGAAGAAGGACCAGGTCCCGATGCGGGACGACCTGCTCGAGCTGTTCGAGCGGGACGAGCTGTCGAAGTACCTGACCGAGGAGGAGCTGCCGGCATGA
- a CDS encoding succinate dehydrogenase/fumarate reductase iron-sulfur subunit: protein MTYKGKFRVWRGDGEGGELQDYEVDVNEGEVVLDVIHRLQATQTPDLAVRWNCKAGKCGSCSAEINGKPKLMCMCRMNTFEEGETVTVTPMRTFPVIRDLVTDVSFNYTKAREIPSFTPPADLKPGEYRMQQVDVERSQEFRKCIECFLCQDTCHVIRDHEENKESFSGPRFLMRIAELDMHPLDAADRQHEAQDQHGLGFCNITKCCTEVCPEHIKITDNALIPMKERVADRKYDPIVWLGNKIRRRPS from the coding sequence ATGACCTACAAAGGCAAGTTCCGCGTCTGGCGCGGGGATGGTGAAGGCGGCGAGCTGCAGGACTACGAGGTCGACGTCAACGAGGGTGAGGTCGTGCTCGACGTCATCCACCGTCTGCAGGCCACGCAGACGCCGGATCTCGCGGTCCGGTGGAACTGCAAGGCGGGCAAGTGCGGCTCGTGCTCGGCCGAGATCAACGGCAAGCCGAAGCTGATGTGCATGTGCCGGATGAACACGTTCGAGGAGGGCGAGACCGTCACGGTCACGCCGATGCGCACCTTCCCGGTGATCCGCGACCTGGTCACCGACGTGTCGTTCAACTACACCAAGGCGCGGGAGATCCCGTCCTTCACGCCGCCGGCCGACCTCAAGCCCGGTGAGTACCGGATGCAGCAGGTCGACGTCGAGCGGTCGCAGGAGTTCCGCAAGTGCATCGAGTGCTTCCTGTGCCAGGACACCTGCCACGTGATCCGCGACCACGAGGAGAACAAGGAGTCCTTCTCGGGCCCGCGTTTCCTGATGCGGATCGCCGAGCTGGACATGCACCCGCTGGACGCGGCCGACCGCCAGCACGAGGCCCAGGACCAGCACGGTCTCGGCTTCTGCAACATCACCAAGTGCTGCACCGAGGTGTGCCCCGAGCACATCAAGATCACCGACAACGCGCTGATCCCGATGAAGGAGCGCGTCGCCGACCGCAAGTACGACCCGATCGTCTGGCTCGGCAACAAGATCCGCCGCCGCCCCAGCTGA
- a CDS encoding ABC1 kinase family protein, giving the protein MDVLLIGLVNLVIFMVIFVPVSQRLLGVRFGLGRMAIGALLTLLIFSPLMNALVGPLPWTGSNGAAAAYLGLTALCSMLAGLIFLVLSEALVPTGSLPRVRDLRRDVGGRIARTRRYLQILRIAVRRGLGPYLRGRRRPGREDAAGQADLARSLRLALDEAGVTFVKLGQVLSTRSDVIPASVANELSRLQDQVSPAPWPEIEQALTEELGAHPQQIFQDFSTEPLAAASVAQVYTARLADTGTAVVVKVQRPGITALVQRDLDIVRRLARMLERNTDWGRSMGVRALAEGFADAMLEELDFTVEAGNMTTVAAGRAVVANADVVVPELYPRLSTHRVLTMQHLDGVGLGNAAAVLAERGQDAAQLAKTLFDCLLSQVAIDGVFHADPHPGNFLLLTDGRLGMLDLGSVGRLDPSTREALQRFLLGVDHGDPVAATDALLEIVNRPEVVDEQALERAVGQFMARHLGAGAALGPAMFNDLFRIITAHGLGVPPEVAAVFRALATIEGTIARLSPGFDLIAASRRFAAAHVTDRLAPDALRRTATEELATLLPMLRRLPRRIDRIAAAAESGRLGLNVRLFADERDRRHFTAMLHQALLAILGATAGVMAVLLLGTPGGPRVTDTMTLFQLFGYNLLVICAVLVLRVLVLIFRLPDARRSG; this is encoded by the coding sequence ATGGACGTTCTGCTGATCGGGCTGGTCAATCTCGTCATCTTCATGGTGATCTTCGTGCCGGTGTCGCAGCGGCTGCTCGGGGTGCGGTTCGGGCTGGGGCGGATGGCGATCGGGGCCCTGCTCACCCTGCTGATCTTCAGTCCGTTGATGAACGCCCTGGTCGGCCCGCTGCCCTGGACCGGCTCGAACGGCGCCGCCGCGGCGTACCTCGGGCTCACCGCGCTCTGCTCGATGCTGGCCGGCCTGATCTTCCTCGTCCTGTCCGAGGCCCTCGTCCCGACCGGCTCGCTCCCCCGTGTCCGCGACCTGCGCCGGGACGTCGGCGGACGGATCGCCCGCACCCGTCGCTACCTGCAGATCCTCCGCATCGCCGTACGCCGCGGTCTCGGCCCGTACCTGCGCGGCCGTCGTCGCCCCGGCCGCGAGGACGCCGCCGGCCAGGCCGACCTGGCCCGCTCGCTGCGCCTCGCCCTCGACGAAGCCGGCGTCACGTTCGTCAAGCTCGGTCAGGTCCTCTCGACCCGCAGCGACGTGATCCCCGCGTCGGTCGCCAACGAGCTCAGCCGCCTCCAGGACCAGGTCTCCCCCGCTCCCTGGCCCGAGATCGAGCAGGCTCTCACCGAAGAGCTCGGCGCCCATCCCCAGCAGATCTTCCAGGACTTCAGCACCGAGCCGCTCGCCGCCGCCTCCGTCGCGCAGGTCTACACAGCCCGCCTCGCAGACACCGGTACGGCGGTCGTCGTGAAGGTCCAGCGCCCGGGCATCACCGCCCTGGTCCAGCGCGACCTCGACATCGTCCGCCGCCTGGCCCGGATGCTCGAGCGCAACACCGACTGGGGCCGCTCGATGGGCGTTCGCGCGCTCGCCGAGGGGTTCGCCGACGCGATGCTGGAGGAGCTGGACTTCACCGTCGAGGCCGGCAACATGACGACCGTCGCCGCCGGCCGGGCGGTCGTCGCCAACGCCGACGTCGTCGTACCGGAGCTCTACCCACGCCTGTCCACCCACCGCGTCCTCACCATGCAGCACCTCGACGGCGTCGGCCTGGGGAACGCGGCCGCCGTACTGGCGGAGCGTGGCCAGGACGCCGCGCAGCTCGCCAAGACCCTCTTCGACTGCCTGCTGAGCCAGGTCGCGATCGACGGGGTGTTCCACGCGGATCCGCACCCGGGCAACTTCCTGCTGCTCACCGACGGCCGGCTCGGCATGCTCGACCTCGGGTCGGTCGGCCGCCTCGACCCGTCCACCCGCGAGGCCCTGCAGCGCTTCCTGCTCGGCGTCGACCACGGCGACCCGGTCGCCGCGACGGACGCGCTGCTCGAGATCGTCAACCGCCCCGAGGTCGTCGACGAGCAGGCCCTGGAACGCGCGGTCGGTCAGTTCATGGCCCGCCACCTCGGCGCCGGTGCCGCGCTCGGGCCGGCGATGTTCAACGACCTGTTCCGCATCATCACCGCGCACGGTCTCGGCGTTCCGCCCGAGGTGGCCGCGGTCTTCCGCGCGCTCGCGACGATCGAGGGCACCATCGCGCGGCTGTCGCCCGGTTTCGACCTGATCGCGGCGTCCCGCCGGTTCGCCGCCGCGCACGTGACCGATCGGCTCGCGCCCGACGCCTTACGCCGTACGGCGACCGAAGAACTCGCCACCCTCCTGCCGATGCTGCGCAGGCTCCCGCGAAGGATCGACCGGATCGCCGCCGCGGCCGAGTCCGGGCGGCTCGGCCTCAACGTCCGGCTCTTCGCCGACGAACGCGACCGGCGGCACTTCACCGCGATGCTGCACCAGGCCCTGCTCGCGATCCTCGGCGCGACGGCCGGCGTGATGGCCGTCCTGCTGCTCGGTACGCCGGGCGGGCCGCGGGTCACCGACACGATGACGCTGTTCCAGCTCTTCGGCTACAACCTGCTGGTGATCTGCGCTGTCCTCGTGCTGCGCGTTCTCGTCCTGATCTTCCGTCTCCCCGACGCCCGCCGCAGCGGTTGA
- a CDS encoding MFS transporter translates to MSQVHAAPPRLFGREHLALVLGVVGLVTLAAFENRAVGTALPTMVREFDALGSFGLANAAPNASYLVSLALAGLWADRRGPVAALRAGAITFALAQLLVGTAQSMPMVIGGRLLSGFAEGLLDVALMVLVARALPAVLRPRMFSLFAAMWILPSVVGPVLTGLVTEQVGWRWVFLGALLLLVPSWLCLRPALRLTGRPTSDPKDREALAAQRTLLPWALAASVALFTLTWAGDQLEGHPAAAWITIPISLAVLAVAAVRVMPAGTFTARRGFPAVVAVRGLGGAAFAGAGAYLPLLLTVLHEFSPSKAGVTLSITGVSWALGSWLQGRDHGLQRLTVLRAGLALMTVGIAGTSLLAWTGNTWLGLICWSFAGVGMGLNSSSVSVLTLDLSDATNSGRNSSSAQMAGTMSIAAVFALFGTLLAVNADHPTGWVFGAIITSSAVLALLALLTSARIQPRTPDLLG, encoded by the coding sequence ATGTCTCAGGTTCACGCCGCCCCGCCCCGCCTGTTCGGCCGCGAGCACCTCGCCCTCGTGCTCGGCGTGGTCGGTCTGGTCACCCTCGCCGCGTTCGAGAACCGCGCGGTCGGTACGGCGCTGCCGACGATGGTCCGGGAGTTCGACGCGCTCGGCAGTTTCGGCCTGGCCAACGCCGCCCCCAACGCGTCGTACCTGGTGTCGCTCGCGCTCGCCGGACTGTGGGCGGACCGGCGTGGACCGGTCGCCGCGTTGCGCGCCGGAGCAATCACGTTCGCGCTGGCCCAGCTGCTGGTCGGTACGGCGCAGTCGATGCCGATGGTGATCGGCGGCCGGCTGCTGAGCGGCTTCGCCGAAGGACTGCTGGACGTCGCGCTGATGGTCCTGGTCGCCCGGGCCCTTCCCGCCGTCCTGCGGCCACGGATGTTCTCGCTGTTCGCGGCGATGTGGATCCTGCCGTCCGTGGTCGGCCCAGTGCTGACCGGCCTGGTCACCGAGCAGGTGGGCTGGCGCTGGGTGTTCCTCGGCGCGTTGCTGCTGCTGGTCCCGAGCTGGCTCTGCCTGCGCCCGGCCCTCCGTCTCACCGGCCGGCCCACGTCCGACCCCAAAGACCGGGAAGCCCTGGCCGCCCAGCGAACTTTGTTGCCTTGGGCACTCGCTGCCTCGGTCGCGCTCTTCACCCTCACCTGGGCCGGCGACCAGCTCGAGGGCCACCCGGCGGCCGCCTGGATCACGATCCCGATCAGCCTGGCGGTCCTCGCCGTCGCCGCCGTCCGCGTAATGCCGGCCGGCACCTTCACCGCCCGCCGCGGCTTCCCCGCCGTGGTCGCCGTCCGCGGCCTCGGCGGTGCCGCCTTCGCCGGCGCAGGCGCCTACCTCCCGCTCCTCCTCACCGTCCTCCACGAGTTCAGCCCGTCCAAGGCCGGCGTCACGCTGTCCATCACCGGCGTCAGCTGGGCCCTCGGCTCCTGGCTGCAAGGCCGCGACCACGGACTTCAGCGCCTCACCGTCCTCCGTGCCGGCCTGGCCCTGATGACCGTTGGCATCGCCGGTACGTCGTTGCTCGCCTGGACCGGCAACACGTGGCTCGGCCTGATCTGCTGGTCGTTCGCCGGGGTCGGCATGGGCCTCAACTCCTCCAGCGTCTCGGTCCTCACCCTCGACCTGTCCGACGCCACCAACTCGGGCCGCAACAGCAGCAGCGCCCAGATGGCCGGCACGATGAGCATCGCCGCGGTGTTCGCCCTCTTCGGCACGCTGCTCGCGGTCAACGCCGACCACCCCACCGGCTGGGTCTTCGGCGCCATCATCACCTCGTCCGCCGTACTGGCCCTGCTCGCGCTGCTCACCTCGGCCCGCATCCAGCCTCGAACGCCGGATTTGCTCGGGTAA